From a region of the Zingiber officinale cultivar Zhangliang chromosome 4B, Zo_v1.1, whole genome shotgun sequence genome:
- the LOC121974498 gene encoding uncharacterized protein LOC121974498, translated as MGAKENGEERDDRTSDLEKEIKHGKEGESDYEPARDSLSSQGETPFNDDNKVKRASRVPKKLAKKEQLESSPRTSRGSIKHQEHGRLQFKASNSSQTKAQKPMRAAVSTKSPMNKKIENSNVSSRGSSEMSEESSDKTNEEVKEIDVMDEAPICDRSNGTDDETIEAEEDALDDDKAKVYQKIEEMETRIEKLEEELREVAALEISLYSVIPEHGSSSHKVHTPARRLSRLYIYACKYWTQDKKATIAKNTVSGLVLVAKSCGNDVPRLTFWLSNTVVLRAIISQTFSNLSNFNTTRKTVASNGGGRKIDEQHILMKWKNNFNNKQGKILGIVQQTNDWQDANTYVSALQKIESWIFSRVVESLWWQTLTPHMQSPEDNLCTPRSSGKLLGPALGDQHQGFFSINLWKSAFRDAFTRICPVRAGGHECGCLPVLARKVMEQCVSRLDVAMFNAILRESAHQIPTDPVSDPIVDPKVLPIPAGDLSFGSGAQLKNSIGNWSRWLSNVFGMDDDDSSREDQYQDTDGNDDREWGTQSKSFRLLNELSDLLMLPKDMLLENNVRKEVCPSIDLPLITRILCNFTPDEFCPDPVPGVVLEELNIESILDRKSSEKELIGGFPCAAAPVVYSPPLFRDVAEKVGDVGEKGELDRRASVIQRKGYTSDEDLDELDSPLAAITDKTPPVSPSPTVDGGQKERSQANSRYRLLQEVWCK; from the exons ATGGGTGCCAAAGAGAATGGTGAAGAAAGAGATGATCGGACAAGCGAtttggaaaaagaaataaagcatggCAAAGAAGGTGAATCAGATTATGAACCAGCAAGGGATTCACTTTCATCTCAAGGGGAGACACCATTTAATGATGATAACAAAGTTAAAAGGGCATCAAGGGTTCCAAAGAAGCTTGCCAAAAAGGAACAATTAGAGAGTAGTCCTCGTACATCACGAGGAAGTATCAAGCATCAAGAACATGGCAGACTGCAATTCAAAGCATCAAATAGTAGTCAAACTAAAGCTCAAAAGCCTATGCGAGCAGCAGTATCAACTAAAAGTCCTATGAACAAAAAGATAGAGAATTCAAATGTTTCTTCTAGAGGTTCATCAGAGATGTCTGAAGAATCTAGTGACAAAACCAATGAGGAGGTTAAGGAAATTGATGTGATGGATGAGGCTCCAATATGTGATCGGAGCAATGGGACAGATGATGAAACAATTGAGGCAGAAGAGGATGCCCTTGATGACGACAAGGCAAAAGTATATCAGAAGATTGAAGAGATGGAGACTAgaattgaaaaacttgaggaagagctCAGAGAAGTTGCTGCACTTGAAATTTCTCTATATTCTGTTATACCAGAGCATGGTAGTTCGTCACATAAGGTTCACACACCAGCTCGGCGTCTTTCTAGGCTATATATTTATGCTTGTAAATATTGGACTCAGGACAAGAAGGCTACAATTGCGAAGAATACGGTGTCAGGGCTGGTACTCGTTGCAAAGTCATGTGGTAATGATGTTCCAAG GTTGACATTCTGGTTGTCAAACACAGTTGTCCTTAGGGCAATTATTTCTCAAACTTTTAGCAACTTGTCCAATTTCAATACAACAAGGAAGACAGTTGCATCAAATGGTGGTGGAAGGAAAATTGACGAGCAACATATACTGATGAAATGGAAAAACAATTTCAACAACAAACAAGGAAAAATACTTGGTATTGTCCAGCAGACAAATGACTGGCAGGATGCAAACACATATGTGTCGGCACTGCAGAAGATCGAGTCATGGATATTCTCCCGGGTTGTTGAATCACTATGGTGGCAG ACATTGACGCCACACATGCAATCACCGGAAGATAACTTGTGCACTCCAAGAAGCTCAGGGAAATTATTAGGACCGGCATTGGGCGATCAACACCAAGGATTTTTTTCTATCAACTTATGGAAAAGTGCTTTTCGTGATGCCTTCACTAGAATTTGTCCAGTCCGTGCTGGTGGCCATGAGTGCGGCTGCTTACCTGTATTGGCGAGAAAG GTGATGGAGCAGTGTGTATCCAGATTAGATGTTGCTATGTTCAATGCTATTCTGCGTGAGTCAGCTCATCAGATTCCTACTGATCCTGTCTCAGATCCAATTGTTGATCCAAAAGTCTTGCCAATTCCCGCTGGGGATTTAAGTTTCGGATCTGGTGCACAACTAAAAAATTCT ATAGGAAATTGGTCTCGATGGTTATCAAATGTATTTGGTATGGATGATGATGATTCATCAAGAGAAGACCAATACCAAGACACTGATGGGAATGATGACAGAGAGTGGGGAACTCAATCAAAATCTTTTCGACTTCTTAATGAATTAAGTGATCTTCTGATGCTCCCCAAGGATATGCTACTTGAAAACAATGTCAGAAAAGAG GTTTGTCCTTCAATTGATCTTCCCTTGATAACTCGGATACTCTGCAACTTTACGCCAGATGAGTTCTGTCCAGATCCTGTCCCAGGTGTTGTGCTTGAGGAATTAAACATTGAG AGCATTCTGGATCGGAAATCGTCCGAGAAGGAACTTATTGGAGGCTTCCCTTGTGCGGCTGCTCCTGTGGTATACTCACCCCCATTGTTCCGAGACGTGGCAGAGAAGGTGGGCGATGTTGGTGAGAAAGGTGAGCTAGACAGGAGAGCATCCGTGATACAAAGGAAGGGATACACTAGCGATGAGGACTTGGATGAACTAGACAGCCCCCTTGCAGCAATCACGGACAAGACGCCACCAGTTTCACCATCTCCGACAGTAGATGGTGGTCAAAAAGAGAGATCACAAGCAAATTCAAGGTATAGGCTCCTCCAAGAAGTATGGTGCAAGTGA
- the LOC121974500 gene encoding uncharacterized protein DDB_G0284459-like, with protein MTEPQTSSILHPSKLPIPKLKTSPKAQKASSITLSSILYKLIFFIVLIAILLQFPSQAPEFIGESIFTRVWELLHLLFVGIAVSYGIFSQRNADTGMEKDSQQKDESPRSFVSQMLQVSPVFEDEDDSGVVDSKLQTWNSQFYRNEPETLVAKEAGISTKHQLLPVRSIKQRNQEITGRFNPSNYESKDQLWEPRTDSVVLPSPIPWSSRSESTANKVEQVVGSKSTTTLPPHRPSSTSPSPKRLSPSPSLSSDAATPKSIYSDNNKASPPPAPPPPPPFPPKRKDPAKTSKDESKDSRRKGLGIVNDTVTDLPSLKPSNSQEGPSTGRSVRTFKPKQSHGTAMEGAALARASDEQRDGGDEEEAPNSGSGSEENEVDKKAAEFIARFREQIRLQRIESIKRSTKPRSNRNRN; from the coding sequence ATGACTGAGCCACAGACTAGCTCAATTCTGCACCCCTCCAAGCTTCCAATTCCCAAGCTGAAAACATCTCCAAAAGCTCAAAAAGCCTCATCGATAACCTTGTCGAGTATCCTCTACAAGCTCATCTTCTTCATTGTTTTGATAGCCATCCTCCTTCAATTCCCCTCCCAGGCGCCCGAGTTCATTGGAGAATCCATCTTCACCAGAGTCTGGGAGCTTCTTCATCTCCTCTTCGTAGGGATCGCAGTGTCCTACGGCATTTTCAGCCAGCGCAACGCAGATACGGGGATGGAGAAGGATTCACAGCAGAAGGATGAGAGCCCCCGGTCTTTTGTTTCACAGATGCTTCAAGTTTCGCCAGTCTTCGAAGACGAAGATGATAGTGGTGTGGTTGACAGCAAGCTGCAGACTTGGAACTCTCAGTTCTACAGAAATGAACCAGAAACTCTGGTTGCCAAAGAAGCCGGCATCAGCACTAAGCATCAGTTGTTGCCCGTCCGGAGCATAAAACAAAGGAACCAAGAGATTACCGGACGATTCAACCCATCTAATTACGAATCCAAAGACCAGTTATGGGAGCCAAGAACGGATTCCGTCGTCCTTCCCTCTCCAATCCCCTGGAGCTCGCGATCAGAGTCGACGGCGAATAAGGTCGAACAGGTGGTCGGCAGCAAATCTACTACTACCCTTCCACCGCATCGTCCATCCTCCACTTCGCCTTCCCCAAAGCGGCTTTCTCCCTCGCCGTCTCTCTCATCGGACGCAGCGACGCCAAAGAGCATCTACAGCGACAACAACAAAGCCAGTCCCCCACCAGCGCCGCCACCGCCGCCTCCATTCCCCCCGAAGAGAAAGGACCCAGCAAAAACATCCAAGGACGAATCGAAGGACTCGAGGCGGAAGGGTTTGGGCATCGTCAACGACACAGTTACCGATCTTCCCTCACTCAAACCAAGCAACTCCCAGGAGGGTCCTTCGACCGGGAGGTCAGTGAGAACATTTAAGCCCAAGCAATCCCATGGCACCGCCATGGAAGGGGCGGCATTGGCAAGAGCAAGCGACGAGCAGCGCGACGGCGGAGACGAAGAAGAGGCACCCAACTCTGGATCAGGATCGGAAGAGAACGAGGTAGATAAGAAGGCGGCTGAATTCATAGCcagattcagagagcagatcaggCTCCAGAGGATCGAGTCGATCAAGAGATCCACAAAGCCGCGCAGTAACAGGAATCGTAACTAG